In Bacteroidota bacterium, the following proteins share a genomic window:
- a CDS encoding polysaccharide biosynthesis protein, with amino-acid sequence MDIENKIVLVLGGWGLVGSAVCRSLMEEHPKKIIITSLKESEAKDAVEQMKKEYPKAGKDFFLPWWGNIFTRQELKDVNREDILSEPKLRRMYIDDIVDELTEPVLHRSALYQLLSRYKPDVVVDCINSATAIAYQDLFQSAREVLTHLRGASPGGNHALHESIEKLLCTLYVPQLIRHVQIFYKSMNEAQTKVYVKIGTSGTGGMGLNIPYTHSEEKPSRVLLSKSAVAGAHTLLLFLMGRTPDAPITKEIKPTGAIAWKKIGFGQIAKRGKPIELYDCPPEKGITLKNTFKIKVDGIAESTHQLLHSVFIDTGENGIFSRGEFEAISTPGQMEYVTPEEIAQDVIYEIKGGNTGHDIINALDNATLEPTYRAGFMFNSALEKLKALEKEHHVDSVAFEILGPPRLSKLLYEAYLLKVAFITMKTVVQTSAKELSRALTALIKENQTLRSHIISIGIPILLPDGKTLLRGKEIKIPPYRGENELKINDTLIGEWARNGWVDLRVSNMEKWKTRFAVAMEEAEVLSKTETSSRYLRDGEYWKNFAEIDPGKIVGWIFTEEEKGKRMKA; translated from the coding sequence ATGGACATCGAGAACAAAATTGTCTTAGTCCTGGGAGGATGGGGGCTTGTCGGTTCCGCCGTCTGCCGTTCGTTGATGGAAGAGCACCCGAAGAAAATCATCATCACCTCATTGAAGGAATCGGAGGCAAAGGACGCAGTCGAACAGATGAAAAAGGAATATCCCAAAGCGGGAAAGGATTTCTTCCTTCCGTGGTGGGGTAATATCTTTACGCGGCAGGAACTCAAGGATGTCAACCGTGAGGATATTCTCAGCGAGCCGAAGCTCAGGCGGATGTACATCGACGACATTGTAGACGAACTGACCGAGCCCGTCCTTCATCGGTCCGCGCTGTATCAGCTTCTCTCCCGCTACAAACCCGACGTCGTGGTCGATTGCATCAATTCAGCGACGGCGATCGCGTACCAGGACCTTTTTCAGAGCGCACGAGAGGTCTTGACTCATCTGAGGGGGGCATCACCTGGGGGAAATCACGCCTTGCATGAATCGATCGAAAAGCTCCTCTGCACTCTCTACGTGCCCCAGCTTATACGCCATGTCCAGATCTTCTACAAATCGATGAACGAAGCGCAAACGAAGGTTTATGTCAAGATCGGAACAAGCGGCACTGGCGGCATGGGGCTGAACATTCCGTACACCCACAGCGAAGAAAAACCTTCCAGAGTCTTGTTGAGCAAATCCGCCGTGGCGGGGGCTCACACGCTTCTTCTCTTTTTGATGGGGCGCACCCCCGATGCGCCGATCACGAAGGAAATAAAACCGACCGGAGCGATCGCCTGGAAGAAGATCGGATTCGGCCAGATCGCCAAGCGGGGGAAGCCGATCGAACTGTACGACTGCCCGCCCGAGAAAGGGATCACCCTTAAAAACACTTTCAAGATCAAAGTGGACGGGATCGCAGAATCGACGCACCAGCTGCTGCATTCTGTCTTCATCGATACCGGCGAGAACGGAATATTTTCGCGCGGCGAATTTGAGGCGATCTCAACTCCGGGACAGATGGAGTATGTCACGCCCGAGGAAATTGCCCAGGATGTCATCTATGAAATCAAAGGGGGCAACACGGGGCACGATATCATCAACGCACTCGACAATGCAACGCTCGAGCCGACATACCGGGCCGGATTCATGTTCAACAGCGCTCTGGAAAAGCTTAAGGCGCTCGAAAAAGAACATCATGTCGACAGCGTCGCATTCGAAATTCTCGGTCCTCCCCGGCTTTCCAAGCTGCTGTATGAAGCCTATCTTCTCAAAGTGGCCTTCATCACCATGAAAACGGTCGTGCAAACTTCGGCAAAGGAGCTTTCGAGAGCTCTGACCGCTCTGATCAAAGAGAACCAGACCCTACGGTCTCACATCATTTCGATCGGCATACCGATCCTTCTCCCCGACGGGAAGACGTTGCTGCGCGGAAAGGAGATCAAAATTCCCCCGTATCGCGGCGAGAACGAATTAAAGATCAACGACACGTTGATCGGCGAGTGGGCGCGCAACGGCTGGGTAGACCTTCGCGTCAGCAATATGGAAAAATGGAAGACCAGATTTGCGGTCGCTATGGAAGAAGCAGAGGTGCTGTCGAAGACCGAAACAAGTTCCCGTTATCTTCGCGACGGCGAGTACTGGAAGAATTTCGCAGAGATCGACCCGGGAAAAATTGTCGGATGGATCTTTACGGAGGAGGAAAAGGGAAAGCGAATGAAAGCGTGA
- a CDS encoding pyridoxal-dependent decarboxylase, which produces MNDVLRSAAERAIKYLEGLERRGVRPDPDAVRRLQELDIPFPETPAQPDAILRMLDEYVSPATMGMAGRRFFGFVIGGALPAPLAATWMAAAWNQNSALYQVTPATAHLERVALQWLVALFGLPSSCGGAFVTGGTLANFTALAAARHAVLERAGWNVEADGLNGSPPMTIVVGDEVHPSLIKSLGLLGLGRARVHRVPADPQGRMLAKAMPRLKGPAIVCAQAGNVNTGSFDPFDEICARGHDAGAWVHVDGAFGLWAAAAPGRKYLTEGMTNADSWATDAHKWLNVPLDSGLAFVRDREALRAAMAITAEYLPTESEFRNPSDYVPELSRRARGVEVWSSLISLGRTGLVELIERTCRHAERFAEGLTAAGFQVLNDVVINQVLVSFGDAVATQKVIAEIQADGTCWCGGTVWQGHTAMRISVSSWATTEEDVEQCLAAMIRCAKRHVR; this is translated from the coding sequence ATGAACGATGTACTTCGTTCCGCAGCCGAGCGGGCAATCAAATATCTCGAAGGTCTGGAAAGAAGGGGAGTGAGGCCCGATCCTGACGCTGTTCGGCGGCTGCAGGAATTGGATATACCATTCCCTGAAACGCCGGCTCAACCGGATGCAATTCTGCGCATGCTCGATGAGTACGTCTCGCCCGCAACGATGGGGATGGCCGGACGGAGATTTTTCGGTTTTGTGATCGGCGGGGCGCTTCCGGCTCCGCTCGCCGCGACGTGGATGGCAGCCGCGTGGAACCAAAACAGCGCTCTCTATCAAGTGACGCCGGCAACGGCCCATCTTGAGCGGGTTGCCCTTCAATGGCTTGTCGCTCTTTTCGGATTGCCTTCGTCGTGCGGAGGGGCCTTTGTCACAGGAGGGACGCTTGCGAACTTTACGGCGCTCGCTGCGGCGCGTCATGCGGTCCTTGAACGCGCAGGCTGGAATGTCGAGGCCGACGGCTTGAACGGCTCTCCGCCCATGACCATTGTCGTCGGCGATGAAGTCCATCCGTCGCTGATAAAATCATTGGGACTATTAGGACTCGGGCGCGCGCGGGTTCACCGAGTGCCGGCGGACCCTCAAGGAAGAATGCTGGCGAAGGCGATGCCGCGCCTCAAGGGACCTGCGATCGTTTGCGCTCAGGCGGGGAACGTCAACACCGGGTCATTCGATCCGTTCGATGAGATTTGCGCCCGCGGTCACGATGCGGGTGCCTGGGTTCATGTCGATGGGGCATTTGGATTGTGGGCCGCCGCGGCGCCTGGACGCAAATACTTAACGGAGGGAATGACGAATGCAGATTCGTGGGCGACCGACGCTCATAAATGGCTGAACGTTCCGCTGGATTCCGGTCTTGCATTTGTCCGAGACCGGGAAGCGCTCCGCGCGGCGATGGCGATCACCGCAGAGTATCTGCCGACGGAATCTGAGTTTCGAAACCCATCCGATTATGTCCCGGAATTGTCACGGCGTGCCAGGGGAGTGGAAGTCTGGTCTTCGTTGATTTCACTCGGACGGACGGGGCTCGTGGAGTTGATCGAACGGACATGCCGTCACGCCGAACGGTTTGCGGAAGGGTTGACTGCCGCAGGTTTTCAGGTCTTGAATGATGTCGTTATCAATCAGGTTCTTGTATCATTCGGCGACGCGGTAGCGACGCAGAAAGTGATTGCGGAAATTCAAGCGGACGGAACGTGCTGGTGCGGCGGAACTGTCTGGCAGGGGCATACGGCGATGAGAATCAGCGTGTCGTCGTGGGCAACGACCGAGGAAGATGTCGAACAATGTCTTGCGGCGATGATACGATGCGCCAAGCGGCATGTCAGGTAA
- a CDS encoding isoprenyl transferase yields MNKGPVHATGQDKKLQEQLRHSGEVPQHVAIIMDGNGRWAQKRSLPRVAGHHEGVNSVRDIVEVCGQLGVKYLTLYAFSTENWKRPKDEVSMLMRLLLKALRDERDRLHNNNVHLKSIGDISALPHDVQDELLDAMELMKHNTGLTLVLALSYSGRWDITNAVKKIADAASHGKIKPDHVNDALISQFLSTKDIPDPDLLIRTSGELRISNFLLWQLAYSEMYITDLCWPEFRRRSLYEAIASFQGRERRYGMVSEQLKSKRKDAAATYVEKFLKSVTGN; encoded by the coding sequence GTGAATAAAGGCCCGGTTCATGCGACTGGTCAGGATAAAAAATTGCAGGAACAATTGCGCCATAGCGGAGAAGTTCCGCAGCACGTTGCTATCATTATGGATGGGAACGGCCGATGGGCCCAGAAAAGGTCACTTCCACGGGTTGCGGGGCATCATGAAGGGGTGAATTCCGTCCGGGATATCGTCGAAGTCTGCGGCCAATTAGGTGTAAAATACCTGACGCTTTACGCTTTTTCGACCGAGAACTGGAAGCGCCCGAAAGACGAAGTCTCGATGCTGATGCGGCTTTTGCTGAAAGCGCTGCGGGACGAGCGCGACCGGCTTCACAACAACAACGTCCACCTCAAAAGCATCGGCGATATCTCCGCCCTGCCCCATGACGTCCAGGACGAACTGCTCGATGCCATGGAACTTATGAAGCACAATACGGGTCTAACGTTAGTGCTTGCATTGAGCTACAGCGGACGCTGGGATATCACCAATGCCGTCAAGAAAATTGCCGATGCCGCCTCCCACGGCAAGATAAAGCCCGACCACGTCAACGACGCACTCATTTCGCAATTTCTATCAACAAAGGACATCCCCGACCCCGATCTGCTGATCCGCACCAGCGGCGAGCTCCGCATCAGCAATTTTCTCCTGTGGCAGCTTGCGTATTCGGAGATGTACATCACCGACCTGTGCTGGCCGGAATTCAGGCGGCGTTCGCTCTACGAAGCCATCGCATCATTCCAGGGTCGGGAACGCCGTTACGGCATGGTGAGTGAACAGCTGAAATCCAAACGAAAAGATGCGGCGGCGACATATGTTGAAAAGTTTCTTAAAAGCGTTACAGGTAATTAA
- a CDS encoding YbjQ family protein, protein MDHSLVTTNFQLDGYKIVKNIGVVRGIIVRSRSLFGNIGAGFQILFGGNITLYTSLCEQTRRDAYEVMIQHAEQVGGNAVIGFRYDATEIMNGVTEVLAYGTACVVQKV, encoded by the coding sequence ATGGATCATTCACTCGTTACGACAAACTTCCAGCTCGACGGCTATAAAATCGTCAAGAACATCGGCGTTGTCCGCGGCATCATCGTCCGGTCGCGCTCGTTGTTCGGCAATATCGGCGCCGGTTTCCAAATCCTCTTCGGAGGCAACATCACGCTCTACACCAGCTTATGCGAGCAGACGCGGCGCGACGCTTACGAGGTGATGATTCAGCATGCAGAGCAGGTCGGCGGGAACGCGGTCATTGGATTCCGTTACGACGCCACCGAAATCATGAACGGAGTCACCGAAGTGCTGGCGTACGGAACCGCATGCGTCGTGCAAAAAGTGTGA
- a CDS encoding aminoacetone oxidase family FAD-binding enzyme — protein MLKSHKYSPVVVIGGGAAGMIAAWRAGALGAAVTLLEKNSRLGIKLLISGGGKCNITHGGEIESVCGQFRRNESIFLKHSMHRFTNHDILSRLRQFGVETYERENGRVFPTSGKAGDVVHALRRMMEKEGVEIQLSHPVEEILCDSVGISGIKTAAGFHQARQVVLATGGASYPKTGTTGEGFRWLKDLGHTIVPLSPALAPILLDPKPPAAWQGVSMRDSILKAKISGKPVASARGDLLFTHEGISGPTALEISREVFGASKGGTIADVFVDAAPDKDEGELENTVLSEITANGARSVETLVELFVPQRLAPFIVISIGVDPGKKCHQLKKEERASVVRALKSWHIGRVKEIPIERGEVTAGGVALHEVDSKTMRSRILKGLYICGEALDVAGPIGGYNLQAAFSTGYVAGETAAEDWRMNASSGESTGSSPVT, from the coding sequence GTGTTAAAATCGCATAAGTACTCTCCCGTCGTCGTGATCGGCGGCGGGGCTGCAGGAATGATCGCGGCATGGCGGGCCGGCGCACTCGGTGCGGCAGTGACTCTCCTGGAAAAAAATTCACGGCTCGGTATTAAACTTCTCATCTCGGGAGGGGGAAAATGCAACATCACCCATGGCGGGGAGATCGAAAGCGTGTGCGGTCAATTCAGAAGAAATGAATCGATATTTTTGAAACATTCGATGCACCGATTTACCAATCATGATATTCTCTCACGATTAAGACAGTTTGGCGTCGAAACGTACGAGCGGGAAAATGGCCGGGTATTTCCGACGAGCGGCAAAGCAGGGGATGTCGTTCATGCATTGCGACGAATGATGGAAAAAGAGGGGGTTGAAATTCAACTTTCTCATCCGGTGGAAGAAATTCTTTGCGACAGCGTCGGCATTTCCGGCATTAAGACCGCCGCCGGCTTCCATCAGGCACGCCAGGTGGTGCTCGCTACGGGCGGCGCCTCCTACCCGAAAACAGGGACCACCGGCGAAGGCTTTCGCTGGCTGAAAGATCTCGGCCACACGATCGTTCCGCTCAGCCCGGCGCTTGCTCCGATCCTCCTCGATCCAAAGCCGCCGGCGGCGTGGCAAGGCGTATCGATGCGGGATTCGATCCTTAAGGCAAAAATATCCGGCAAACCCGTCGCATCAGCGCGTGGCGATCTTCTTTTTACTCATGAGGGAATCTCAGGTCCGACGGCATTGGAGATCAGCCGCGAGGTTTTTGGGGCGTCGAAGGGGGGCACCATAGCGGACGTTTTTGTGGATGCAGCTCCGGATAAGGACGAAGGCGAGCTTGAAAATACAGTCCTTTCCGAGATTACGGCCAACGGAGCAAGAAGCGTGGAAACGCTCGTTGAATTATTTGTCCCTCAACGGCTGGCCCCTTTCATTGTAATTTCCATCGGAGTTGATCCGGGGAAAAAATGTCATCAATTGAAAAAGGAGGAGCGGGCGTCGGTCGTTCGGGCGTTGAAAAGCTGGCACATCGGCAGGGTGAAGGAAATCCCGATCGAACGGGGGGAAGTGACCGCCGGAGGAGTTGCTCTTCACGAAGTCGACTCGAAAACAATGAGGTCGCGAATACTCAAGGGACTGTATATTTGCGGTGAAGCACTTGACGTGGCGGGACCGATCGGCGGATACAATTTGCAGGCAGCGTTCTCAACCGGCTATGTCGCCGGAGAAACGGCCGCCGAAGATTGGCGAATGAACGCCTCTTCCGGAGAAAGTACCGGTAGCTCCCCGGTTACCTGA
- a CDS encoding dihydrofolate reductase, whose translation MDYFIILLAAEKAFIDSSPMNLIIIAALNRKRVIGKDGKLPWHISEDLKRFKRLTVGHTVLMGRKTYKSLGKPLPDRRNVVLASKSIPGVETYSSLETALAALRDQEKVFVIGGGKIFDQLLGRANGLCLTFVDNDIDGDTFFPPYEHLVGTRFTLVNEEKHDGFVFLDYVS comes from the coding sequence TTGGACTATTTCATCATCCTGCTCGCAGCAGAAAAAGCCTTCATTGACTCCTCTCCGATGAACCTCATCATCATTGCCGCCCTCAATCGAAAACGTGTCATCGGCAAGGATGGCAAACTTCCCTGGCATATCTCCGAAGATCTAAAGCGCTTCAAGAGGCTCACCGTCGGACATACGGTTCTGATGGGAAGAAAAACATATAAGTCGCTGGGGAAGCCGCTCCCCGACCGGCGCAATGTGGTGCTGGCTTCGAAGAGCATTCCCGGCGTCGAAACGTATTCCTCGCTGGAAACGGCGCTCGCCGCACTTCGCGATCAGGAAAAAGTGTTCGTCATCGGCGGAGGAAAAATTTTCGACCAGCTTCTCGGCCGGGCAAACGGGCTCTGTTTAACGTTTGTTGACAACGACATCGACGGCGACACGTTTTTTCCCCCCTACGAACATCTCGTTGGAACTCGCTTCACACTTGTCAATGAAGAGAAGCATGACGGTTTTGTGTTCCTTGATTATGTTTCTTAA
- a CDS encoding aldehyde dehydrogenase family protein, with protein sequence MREYRLFIDGAFVEAGSKQTFDSINPFSGEIVAKVARAGVADAQRAVLAARNAFDNGPWRLMPRTERSALLKAVSDKINERSKELVALEVDDSGSTIRKAKEDIYLSARCMNYYSKVAANDLTETIEGLTKPGVSQNLLIREPVGVVAAIIPWNFPLKMAVWKLGPALAAGNTIVLKPSELTPSTAMELAKILNDVGIPKGVVNIIPGFGEDAGEELVKNPLVDKISFTGSTGVGRRIMSIASASLKKCTLECGGKSANIVLDDADLPLAVDGALYAIFYHAGQCCEAGSRLLLSEKLHDEFLERLVEKTKKIKLGDPRSEATDMGPVISKKQQERILGYISQGKSSGAKLACGGTTPGTSDLKTGFFVEPTIFTNVDNHSAIAQEEIFGPVLSVIKYKTVDDAIRLANDSSYGLAGGVWTADKESALRAARELRAGTVWINEWHLLSERAPFGGYKQSGIGREFGKDGLLEYTETKHMHIDEVGSREKKFWYDTVVPKG encoded by the coding sequence ATGCGCGAGTATCGGCTTTTCATTGACGGAGCATTTGTCGAGGCTGGATCGAAACAGACGTTCGATTCGATCAACCCCTTTAGCGGTGAGATCGTCGCGAAAGTTGCGCGGGCGGGCGTTGCGGACGCACAACGGGCGGTCCTAGCTGCGCGGAATGCTTTTGACAACGGACCGTGGCGGCTGATGCCCCGAACCGAGCGAAGCGCACTTCTCAAAGCCGTTTCCGATAAAATCAACGAGCGATCCAAAGAGCTCGTTGCGCTTGAGGTCGACGATTCGGGTTCGACCATCCGCAAAGCGAAAGAAGATATCTACCTGAGCGCGCGATGCATGAATTATTATTCGAAAGTTGCCGCCAACGATCTGACGGAAACTATAGAAGGTCTGACCAAGCCGGGGGTCTCGCAAAACCTTCTTATCCGCGAACCGGTCGGCGTCGTGGCGGCGATCATTCCGTGGAATTTTCCTCTGAAAATGGCGGTTTGGAAACTCGGTCCGGCTTTGGCCGCGGGGAACACGATCGTGCTCAAGCCCTCCGAGCTGACACCAAGCACCGCCATGGAACTGGCAAAGATCCTCAATGACGTTGGGATACCGAAAGGCGTCGTCAATATCATCCCCGGATTCGGGGAGGATGCGGGTGAAGAGCTTGTGAAGAACCCGTTGGTTGATAAAATTTCATTTACCGGCTCGACGGGGGTCGGGAGGCGTATCATGTCCATTGCCTCCGCATCATTGAAAAAATGCACTCTTGAATGCGGGGGAAAATCTGCGAACATTGTGCTTGATGATGCCGATCTGCCCCTTGCAGTCGATGGGGCATTGTACGCCATCTTTTACCACGCTGGACAATGCTGCGAAGCGGGGAGCAGGCTTCTCCTCTCGGAGAAACTTCATGACGAATTTCTTGAACGGCTCGTCGAGAAAACAAAAAAAATAAAACTCGGAGATCCGAGATCCGAAGCAACCGATATGGGCCCAGTGATCTCCAAAAAGCAGCAGGAACGGATCCTTGGATACATCTCACAAGGGAAATCCTCCGGCGCGAAGCTTGCATGCGGCGGAACTACGCCCGGCACCTCCGATCTCAAAACTGGTTTCTTCGTGGAGCCGACGATTTTCACGAATGTCGACAACCATTCAGCGATCGCTCAGGAAGAGATTTTCGGTCCGGTTCTCTCGGTCATCAAATATAAAACGGTGGATGATGCCATCCGTCTCGCGAACGATTCGTCGTACGGCCTTGCCGGAGGCGTCTGGACGGCGGATAAAGAAAGCGCCTTGCGCGCTGCCCGTGAATTGCGCGCCGGAACGGTGTGGATCAACGAATGGCATTTGCTCTCCGAACGAGCGCCGTTCGGCGGATACAAGCAGAGCGGCATCGGTCGCGAGTTTGGCAAGGACGGCTTGCTCGAATACACCGAGACCAAGCATATGCATATCGATGAAGTCGGCTCCCGCGAGAAGAAATTCTGGTACGATACGGTTGTTCCCAAAGGATGA
- a CDS encoding thiolase family protein: MNRAHQAVIVDAVRTPIGKYGGVLKDIRVDDLSAMILRALVDRSRFDPLSIEDVFWGCANQAGEDNRNLARMALLLAGLPRSVPGTTINRLCGSSLEAIIQGARAIWSGENEIVLAGGAESMTRAPYAVPKNVSNGPMYGNLTAYDTALGWRFPNPKMEKMFPLETMGETAENVAEKYSVSRDDQDRFALQSHTRATAARTRFSTEILPVEVETKKERHVVSVDEGPREDTSMEKLLKLKPAFRENGTVTAGNSSSLNDGAAGALLMSEEKAASLGLRPLAKIVSTGVAGVDPRYMGMGPVPATEMALRKANMTINDIGLVELNEAFAAQSLAVIRNLRLDQERTNVNGGAIALGHPLGCSGARILTTLVHEMQRRDVRFGLATMCIGVGQGISMIIERTT, translated from the coding sequence ATGAATCGTGCGCATCAAGCAGTGATCGTCGACGCGGTTCGCACTCCTATCGGAAAATATGGGGGCGTACTCAAGGACATTCGCGTCGATGATCTGAGCGCCATGATCCTCCGGGCCCTTGTCGACCGGTCCCGCTTTGACCCTCTTTCCATCGAGGACGTTTTTTGGGGATGTGCAAACCAGGCGGGAGAAGATAATAGAAACCTCGCTCGGATGGCGTTGCTGCTTGCCGGACTCCCCCGATCGGTTCCGGGGACGACGATCAACCGACTCTGCGGTTCATCGCTCGAAGCAATCATCCAGGGGGCGCGGGCGATTTGGTCCGGTGAGAATGAAATTGTACTTGCAGGAGGGGCCGAAAGCATGACCCGGGCCCCCTATGCCGTTCCGAAGAATGTCTCGAACGGTCCGATGTATGGAAATTTGACGGCATACGATACGGCTCTCGGCTGGCGATTTCCCAACCCCAAAATGGAAAAAATGTTTCCGCTGGAAACCATGGGCGAGACCGCCGAAAACGTCGCGGAAAAATACTCCGTCAGCAGAGACGACCAGGACCGATTTGCCCTTCAGAGCCACACGAGAGCAACGGCTGCCAGAACGAGGTTCTCGACCGAGATCCTTCCGGTCGAAGTGGAAACCAAGAAGGAGCGCCATGTCGTCTCCGTCGATGAAGGACCTCGAGAAGACACGTCGATGGAAAAACTTTTAAAACTGAAACCTGCCTTCAGAGAGAACGGTACCGTCACTGCAGGGAATTCATCTTCATTGAACGACGGCGCAGCAGGAGCGCTATTGATGTCTGAAGAGAAAGCAGCATCGCTTGGCTTGAGGCCGCTGGCAAAAATCGTGTCGACCGGAGTAGCGGGGGTCGATCCGAGGTACATGGGGATGGGGCCGGTACCCGCGACTGAAATGGCGCTGCGGAAAGCGAACATGACGATCAATGACATCGGATTGGTTGAGCTGAACGAAGCGTTTGCGGCACAATCGCTCGCCGTGATCAGAAACCTGAGGCTTGACCAAGAGAGAACCAACGTGAATGGCGGAGCGATCGCCTTGGGACATCCGTTAGGATGCAGCGGCGCGCGGATTCTGACAACGCTCGTTCATGAGATGCAAAGGCGCGATGTCAGGTTCGGTCTTGCCACAATGTGCATCGGAGTCGGGCAGGGAATTTCAATGATCATAGAGAGAACAACATAG
- the thyA gene encoding thymidylate synthase has product MREYLDLVDRVLAKGVLKKNRTGVDTLSCFAEHYTIDLSEGYPLLTTKRMQTKSLFYEVLWYLSGEDHIRNLRKQTKIWDAWADENGNLETAYGRYWRRFPSAQIDPATGKYEVKEIDQIAEVIHLLKTNPTSRRMVISAWEPGNALHSKLPPCHYSFVFNVQENKLNCHLTQRSGDIALGIPFNIAAYSLLTQAIAQEVGLDAGYFSHTIVDAHIYVNHIDGLKEQLKRTPKPRPKLVIAKKPLDQLQYEDFALIGYECDEPIKFEVAV; this is encoded by the coding sequence ATGAGAGAATACCTGGACCTTGTTGACCGCGTTTTGGCAAAAGGCGTCTTGAAAAAGAATCGAACGGGCGTCGATACGCTTTCGTGTTTTGCAGAGCATTACACGATCGATCTGAGCGAAGGGTATCCGCTGCTCACGACGAAGCGAATGCAGACGAAGTCCCTTTTTTACGAGGTCCTCTGGTATCTCTCGGGCGAAGATCACATCCGGAACCTGCGTAAGCAGACGAAGATCTGGGATGCATGGGCGGATGAGAACGGCAATCTCGAAACGGCATACGGCCGTTACTGGAGGCGGTTCCCGAGCGCACAGATCGACCCTGCCACGGGCAAATACGAAGTGAAAGAGATCGACCAGATCGCCGAAGTGATCCATTTGCTGAAGACGAACCCGACATCGCGGAGAATGGTGATCAGTGCGTGGGAGCCTGGCAATGCTCTTCACAGCAAATTGCCGCCGTGCCACTATTCATTCGTCTTCAACGTACAGGAGAACAAACTGAACTGCCACCTTACTCAGCGTTCCGGCGACATTGCACTCGGCATTCCGTTCAACATCGCCGCGTATTCTCTGTTGACGCAGGCGATCGCGCAGGAGGTGGGGCTTGACGCCGGGTATTTCAGCCACACCATCGTCGATGCCCATATCTATGTCAATCACATCGACGGGCTGAAAGAACAGTTGAAACGGACGCCGAAGCCGCGCCCTAAACTCGTCATCGCAAAAAAGCCGCTCGACCAATTGCAGTATGAAGACTTCGCGCTCATTGGGTACGAATGCGATGAACCGATCAAGTTCGAAGTAGCGGTCTAA
- a CDS encoding VIT1/CCC1 transporter family protein: MPENEQLIRSLQTSWKKEKSGAETYRELAAREPDEKQKNILLKLADAEDAHAKKWEARLKELGGAVPEQVDSAFEKIRRWLLVRSGTANAVQRLEEQEDRDTERYEAEAAIANSPADRTAMGEIKKEEKVHSKILHSMAEEDQPQAKLEAIFKKEKWHAGHSGGWIGQAVYGANDGLGAVFGIVTGMAGYTGGSHVVWVAGVAGTLASALSMGSGAYLARKSEREVYEAELDRERKEIELNPEEEKQELELFYQLKGFTPEEAKMMADRLTQNPEQFLKTLAHEELGLSASSFPNPLKEAISATAATAAGGIIPVVPFIFLFGTPAIILSLLISTLAHFTVGVLKTIVTGRSWWRSGLEMTLVGLMTAAIAYGVGVLLSPEGHVIP, translated from the coding sequence ATGCCTGAGAATGAACAACTCATTCGATCACTGCAAACAAGCTGGAAGAAAGAAAAGTCCGGTGCGGAAACGTACCGAGAGCTTGCAGCAAGAGAACCGGATGAGAAGCAGAAAAACATCCTTCTCAAGCTCGCCGACGCCGAGGATGCGCACGCAAAAAAATGGGAGGCCCGGTTGAAGGAACTCGGCGGAGCCGTTCCCGAACAAGTTGATTCGGCGTTTGAAAAAATACGCCGCTGGCTTCTGGTACGGAGCGGCACGGCAAACGCCGTCCAGCGGCTTGAAGAGCAGGAGGACCGCGACACGGAACGTTATGAAGCAGAGGCGGCGATCGCGAACAGTCCGGCGGACCGCACGGCGATGGGCGAGATCAAGAAGGAAGAGAAAGTCCACTCAAAAATTCTTCATTCGATGGCGGAGGAAGATCAGCCGCAGGCAAAACTCGAAGCCATTTTCAAAAAAGAAAAATGGCACGCCGGACATTCAGGCGGGTGGATCGGACAGGCGGTCTACGGCGCCAATGACGGACTCGGCGCCGTCTTCGGCATTGTCACCGGGATGGCGGGTTATACCGGCGGAAGCCATGTCGTCTGGGTAGCGGGGGTTGCGGGAACGCTTGCAAGCGCTTTGTCGATGGGATCGGGGGCCTATCTTGCTCGGAAGTCGGAGCGCGAGGTCTACGAAGCCGAACTGGATCGCGAACGAAAAGAGATCGAACTGAACCCCGAAGAAGAAAAGCAGGAGCTGGAATTATTTTATCAGCTGAAAGGGTTCACGCCGGAAGAAGCAAAGATGATGGCGGACCGGCTCACTCAAAATCCGGAACAGTTCTTAAAAACGCTGGCTCATGAAGAGCTTGGACTTTCTGCGTCAAGCTTTCCCAATCCCCTGAAGGAAGCGATCTCGGCGACGGCGGCAACGGCAGCCGGCGGAATCATTCCCGTCGTCCCCTTCATCTTCTTGTTCGGAACGCCCGCCATTATTCTCAGCCTTCTTATCAGCACATTGGCACACTTTACGGTGGGAGTGCTCAAAACAATTGTCACGGGACGAAGCTGGTGGCGAAGCGGGTTGGAAATGACGTTGGTCGGTCTGATGACCGCCGCGATCGCATATGGCGTCGGCGTTCTGCTCAGTCCTGAGGGTCATGTCATACCTTAA